From a region of the Phaseolus vulgaris cultivar G19833 chromosome 6, P. vulgaris v2.0, whole genome shotgun sequence genome:
- the LOC137833321 gene encoding uncharacterized protein: MNRVLIKPILKKTSYELLNGRKAHIGHLKVYILNNGIENLGKFDAKANKAIFLGYSLSSHAYRVYNKKLMIVEESMHVVFYETNKSEQGLAKISTEEDEQNIFLKNLENSTEIQLIDYTKQPIENLQ, encoded by the coding sequence ATGAATCGTGTGCTTATCAAACCAATCTTGAAGAAGACCTCTTATGAGTTGCTAAATGGAAGAAAGGCTCACATAGGCCACCTAAAGGTCTACATCCTAAATAATGGGATAGAAAATCtgggtaagtttgatgctaaagcTAACAAAGCTATTTTTCTTGGATACTCCCTATCTAGCCATGCATATAGGGTTTACAATAAGAAGCTTATGATTGTTGAAGAATCtatgcatgttgttttttatgaaactaaCAAATCTGAGCAAGGTTTAGCAAAGATAAGTACAGAAGAAGATGAGCAGAATATCTTCCTGAAGAATTTGGAAAACAGTACAGAAATTCAACTAATTGATtatacgaaacaaccgattgaaaatctGCAGTAG